In a genomic window of Pedobacter sp. KBS0701:
- a CDS encoding porin family protein translates to MKKLLLSASIILLATGAFAQNTMTGSDARFGIKAGVNLARFHASGTDGSTSFNDNAKDNVGFNVTAFADFGVGNNFFIQPGVSLQNKGSKFEETRTVGGITNTTTNKVNLMAIEVPVNAVFRIPTGDAGAVQISAGPYIGFNISGKNKFETVTTGGAAAGTISDENDLKFGSTTDKNYSSTEFGANFGLAYRTNSGFLVGANYGLGLSNLVPKDSRSGDGKLTNRVLGFSVGYSF, encoded by the coding sequence ATGAAAAAGTTACTATTAAGCGCATCAATCATTTTATTGGCAACAGGTGCTTTCGCACAAAATACCATGACGGGTAGTGATGCGAGATTTGGAATAAAAGCCGGAGTAAACTTGGCAAGATTTCACGCAAGCGGTACTGATGGCAGTACATCATTCAACGACAATGCCAAGGACAATGTTGGCTTTAATGTTACTGCATTTGCTGATTTCGGTGTAGGAAACAATTTCTTCATTCAACCTGGTGTATCCTTACAGAATAAAGGCAGCAAATTTGAGGAAACGAGAACAGTTGGTGGCATTACCAATACAACCACTAACAAAGTAAATTTGATGGCTATTGAAGTACCTGTAAATGCAGTTTTCAGAATTCCTACAGGTGATGCCGGTGCTGTACAAATTTCAGCAGGCCCTTATATTGGATTTAACATATCAGGAAAAAACAAATTCGAAACAGTTACAACTGGTGGCGCTGCTGCAGGAACAATATCTGATGAAAATGATTTAAAATTTGGTTCAACCACCGATAAAAACTATTCGTCTACAGAGTTTGGTGCCAACTTCGGTTTAGCATATCGTACCAACTCTGGATTTTTAGTGGGTGCTAATTATGGTTTAGGTTTATCAAACCTGGTACCTAAAGATTCTAGATCTGGAGATGGTAAATTAACTAACCGTGTATTAGGCTTCTCAGTTGGTTATTCATTTTAA
- a CDS encoding putative porin, protein MHKAVKICFFLFLLLGINKAFAQDLKTSVGTNKELDSVRKKLDSGKDSVVFTAKYIRFTKLSLAKDSIVLLPLDTSTTNIQNYSPLLQPLHPTISNGNMGLAARPLLYEPSKRIGFDAGFHSLDYYALTPEDIIYYQARTPFTSLYFVSAGQKEQLFRAIHTQNIKKNWNVGVNFNRGDSKGFYARQRGDNLNVAVFSWYQSPSKRYNMWASAIFNTMRAYENGSTVATGLFDPGYSKIDREAEPINLSDSRNLYRKNTVFLKQTYYVGRIDTSANVNNAVLPTNKVSYTFEYNNDSFDFYKNGTDVNNVLPPGIASTIFTNDSTHVKHIKNEFIYSFFLRPKNSSVIKNELKVDAGIRHDYYRHEYLGMKQDGTNYEHSRFAYQNITILGAAGYRFSNNIDFNLDVQQILQGENAGDYLYEAKSKILLGKTIGRIELGAYAQNQTPAAIFNYYHGNHYQWTNSDFKNTKIANLSFNYINDKYGFTAGANYYLTSNYVYFAADQTNNTNAILPKQATADISLIRLDVSKKTRFGRFVMENYIAYQKTDKNAVLRTPELYTYNSIYFDNTFFKVLKANVGFDVRYNSEYANYLYSPATAQFYIDERNPTNLISRPVIDVFFKANLKRANIFVKYDFVNQGLFQPGYYTVNRYPMQDALLKFGVSWNFYD, encoded by the coding sequence ATGCATAAAGCCGTTAAAATCTGTTTTTTTCTGTTCCTGCTGCTAGGCATTAACAAAGCATTTGCACAAGATTTAAAAACGAGTGTGGGTACCAATAAGGAACTCGATTCTGTTCGGAAAAAATTAGATTCGGGAAAGGACTCCGTTGTTTTTACCGCAAAATATATCCGGTTTACTAAGTTATCCTTAGCTAAAGATAGTATTGTGCTGCTGCCCTTAGATACTTCCACAACCAATATTCAAAATTATAGTCCGCTTTTACAACCCTTGCACCCAACCATTAGCAATGGTAATATGGGCCTGGCAGCGAGGCCTTTATTGTACGAGCCAAGTAAAAGGATTGGTTTTGATGCAGGATTTCATTCACTTGATTATTATGCTTTAACACCAGAAGATATTATTTACTACCAGGCCAGAACTCCCTTTACCAGCTTATATTTTGTGAGTGCAGGTCAAAAAGAACAGCTTTTCAGGGCTATACATACGCAGAATATTAAAAAAAACTGGAACGTTGGAGTTAATTTTAACCGGGGCGATTCTAAGGGTTTTTATGCCAGGCAGCGGGGCGATAATCTGAATGTCGCTGTATTTTCCTGGTACCAATCGCCCAGCAAACGTTATAATATGTGGGCATCGGCAATTTTTAATACCATGCGTGCTTACGAGAATGGCTCTACGGTAGCTACAGGTTTATTCGATCCGGGCTATTCTAAAATTGACAGAGAGGCGGAACCCATAAATTTATCAGATTCAAGAAATTTGTACCGTAAAAACACCGTTTTCTTAAAGCAAACCTATTATGTTGGCAGGATAGATACCTCTGCGAATGTTAACAATGCGGTTTTACCAACCAATAAGGTTTCGTATACATTTGAGTATAATAACGACAGTTTTGATTTTTACAAAAATGGAACTGATGTTAATAATGTGCTGCCTCCAGGCATTGCGAGTACAATATTTACCAATGATTCGACCCACGTAAAACATATCAAAAATGAATTTATTTATAGTTTCTTTTTAAGACCCAAAAACAGTTCGGTTATTAAAAATGAATTAAAGGTTGATGCAGGCATAAGACACGATTATTACAGACATGAATATCTTGGTATGAAACAAGATGGAACCAATTATGAACACAGTAGATTTGCTTATCAGAACATTACCATTTTAGGTGCAGCGGGTTATCGGTTCTCTAACAATATCGATTTCAATTTAGATGTACAGCAAATTTTGCAAGGTGAAAATGCCGGCGATTATTTATACGAGGCAAAAAGTAAAATTCTTTTAGGTAAAACCATTGGGAGAATAGAATTGGGTGCATACGCGCAAAACCAAACCCCGGCGGCTATTTTTAATTACTATCACGGCAATCATTACCAATGGACAAACAGTGATTTTAAGAATACTAAAATCGCCAATTTATCATTCAACTATATCAATGATAAGTATGGTTTTACTGCGGGAGCCAATTATTACTTAACCAGTAACTATGTTTATTTTGCAGCTGATCAGACCAATAACACAAATGCTATTTTACCAAAACAAGCTACTGCAGATATTAGCTTAATCAGGTTGGATGTATCAAAGAAAACCAGGTTTGGTAGATTTGTGATGGAAAACTATATCGCTTATCAAAAAACAGATAAAAATGCCGTATTAAGAACACCCGAACTTTATACTTATAACAGTATTTATTTTGATAATACGTTTTTCAAAGTATTAAAAGCTAATGTGGGATTTGATGTGAGGTATAATTCAGAATATGCAAATTACTTATATTCACCAGCAACGGCTCAATTTTATATTGATGAGCGTAATCCGACAAATCTGATCTCAAGACCAGTAATTGATGTCTTTTTTAAGGCAAATTTAAAAAGAGCTAATATCTTTGTTAAATATGATTTTGTAAATCAGGGTTTATTTCAACCGGGTTATTACACGGTAAACAGGTACCCTATGCAAGATGCCTTGTTAAAATTTGGGGTAAGCTGGAACTTTTACGATTAA
- a CDS encoding carboxypeptidase-like regulatory domain-containing protein, translating to MSYRSKIILSIIIGCFFTFPRAWAQQLIKGQVVNETNKGIASVSIYNKQKLIALSDSEGNFSFKIDSLNKGQSLSFSSVGYESHSVKVDERSSTSDLMVKLKDKYIKLDDVHIYAANFASTLIKNAVAHLADTGVVSEKLLCRQYMVKDGKYYSYAEGLFNLHTDEYKNDIRLQLEGLRRLKELKKTGGVKINYAVDLRIELKSYFVSNLSDNMLSEDNDYEIEGQVEYEGSKCYKISFTRVRNVLYKRKNGWIFITVDKHLIKGMESNIATINKSMIWINRQNYTIDNGLSKLSSTYLKCNVVAGLFSEGEPSAEMELIFLENIDPELKNSNNYSTLKLRQDFYQYPKKNNAGFWVVLYQKHNLTIPEVIVETYKSDQDILEQF from the coding sequence ATGTCATATCGCTCAAAAATCATATTATCAATTATAATTGGCTGCTTTTTCACCTTCCCCCGCGCCTGGGCGCAACAGCTTATTAAGGGACAAGTAGTTAATGAAACTAATAAAGGTATCGCATCCGTATCCATTTATAATAAGCAGAAATTAATTGCCCTGAGCGATTCTGAAGGAAACTTCAGCTTTAAAATAGATTCCTTAAATAAAGGTCAGTCGCTTTCCTTCAGTTCGGTGGGTTACGAAAGCCATTCCGTTAAAGTTGATGAGCGCAGCAGTACCAGTGACCTCATGGTTAAGCTAAAAGACAAATACATTAAACTGGACGATGTACATATTTATGCAGCCAATTTTGCTTCTACTTTAATTAAAAATGCAGTCGCGCACCTTGCCGATACTGGGGTGGTGAGCGAAAAATTGTTATGCAGGCAGTATATGGTAAAAGATGGTAAGTATTATAGTTATGCCGAGGGATTATTTAACCTCCATACTGATGAATATAAAAACGATATCAGGTTACAGCTTGAAGGATTAAGAAGGCTTAAGGAGCTCAAAAAAACAGGAGGTGTGAAGATTAACTACGCTGTTGATTTAAGAATTGAGCTCAAATCTTATTTTGTAAGTAATCTCAGCGATAATATGCTCAGCGAGGATAATGATTACGAAATTGAAGGACAGGTTGAGTATGAAGGGTCAAAATGTTATAAGATCTCTTTCACAAGGGTAAGAAATGTATTGTATAAACGCAAGAATGGATGGATTTTTATCACAGTAGATAAACACCTGATTAAAGGAATGGAAAGCAATATTGCTACAATAAACAAAAGCATGATCTGGATAAACAGGCAAAACTATACCATCGATAATGGTTTGTCGAAGTTATCTTCTACGTATTTAAAGTGTAATGTAGTGGCCGGGTTATTTTCGGAAGGAGAACCTTCGGCAGAGATGGAACTGATTTTTCTGGAAAATATCGATCCGGAACTAAAAAACAGCAACAACTATTCTACCTTAAAACTTAGACAGGATTTTTATCAATATCCTAAAAAGAACAATGCCGGGTTTTGGGTAGTACTTTATCAAAAACATAACTTAACGATTCCGGAGGTAATTGTCGAAACCTATAAATCGGATCAGGATATTTTGGAACAATTTTAA
- a CDS encoding asparagine synthetase B — protein MDEDQKNHLKAYGIAYWTISKQLEVDWLLNYRGGSFLIKYNKAVEDELKIRGVSYEVMADGKVVSLLNEISDPSVNMEMVKLEKTPKIAVYSPKSKLPWDDAVTLVLTYAEIPYDVIYDDDILQDKLSKYDWLHLHHEDFTGQYGRFWANFRYATWYQEDVKNQETLAKRMGYKKVSEMKLAVAKHIKEYCAGGGFMFAMCSGTDSFDIALAAEGVDICAQMFDGDPADPNAQSKLDFNKTLAFQNFKLDNNPMNYEFSDIDVTQTRTLNQTNDYFTLFDFSAKWDLVPTMLTQDHDKVIKGFMGQTTAFKKSLVKTNVTVLGENKGAAEVRYLHGEIGKGQFTFYGGHDPEDYQHAVGDPPTDLSLHPNSPGYRLILNNVLFPAAKKKPQKT, from the coding sequence ATGGATGAAGACCAAAAAAACCATCTTAAAGCTTATGGTATTGCCTATTGGACCATCAGCAAACAATTGGAGGTTGATTGGCTTTTAAACTATCGTGGCGGTAGTTTTTTAATCAAATATAATAAAGCGGTGGAGGATGAATTAAAAATCCGCGGGGTTTCTTATGAAGTTATGGCTGATGGAAAAGTAGTGAGTTTGCTAAATGAAATCAGCGACCCATCTGTAAACATGGAAATGGTTAAACTGGAGAAAACGCCAAAAATTGCAGTTTACTCTCCAAAAAGCAAATTGCCGTGGGATGATGCGGTTACACTCGTGTTAACCTACGCAGAAATTCCATACGATGTAATTTACGATGACGATATTCTTCAGGATAAATTGAGCAAATACGATTGGCTACACTTGCACCACGAAGATTTTACCGGGCAATATGGTCGTTTCTGGGCCAATTTCAGGTATGCAACCTGGTACCAGGAAGACGTCAAAAATCAGGAAACTTTAGCTAAACGTATGGGCTATAAAAAGGTTTCTGAAATGAAATTAGCCGTTGCCAAACATATTAAGGAGTACTGTGCCGGTGGAGGTTTCATGTTTGCCATGTGCTCTGGTACTGATAGTTTCGACATTGCCCTGGCTGCCGAAGGGGTAGACATTTGTGCACAGATGTTTGATGGTGATCCTGCCGACCCTAATGCGCAATCGAAACTTGATTTCAACAAAACGCTGGCCTTCCAGAATTTCAAGTTAGACAACAACCCGATGAACTATGAGTTTTCGGATATAGATGTTACTCAAACCCGTACACTGAACCAAACAAACGATTATTTTACTTTATTCGATTTTTCTGCCAAGTGGGATCTTGTTCCAACCATGCTTACCCAGGATCATGATAAGGTAATTAAAGGTTTTATGGGACAAACCACAGCATTTAAAAAAAGCTTAGTAAAAACAAATGTAACCGTTTTAGGTGAAAATAAAGGCGCAGCAGAGGTAAGATATCTACATGGCGAAATTGGCAAAGGCCAGTTTACTTTTTATGGCGGGCACGATCCGGAAGATTATCAGCACGCTGTTGGCGATCCACCAACAGATTTAAGTCTGCATCCCAATTCTCCGGGTTACCGTTTAATTTTAAACAATGTACTTTTCCCGGCGGCAAAAAAGAAACCTCAAAAAACATAA
- a CDS encoding sterol desaturase family protein: MSPNKRLVVGQGQISGYISIFLAALALLGILCFHYPEKLTTPEFREIYTKNSMEILMLAGVIGCFFFSLLSLILSKKLKWAWPGFVLGALAVILGALSVEGRDVAKSNWHFGLDWMILDLLLMVAIFVPLELFFPKNNGQTKFHEEWRTDLTYFVISHLFIQFFGIITQKPAVLFFGWIGLDKLHSWVQGLPFIVALFLAFFSTDLFQYWAHRFFHTRVALWRFHSIHHSTQNMDWLAGSRTHFIDIFFTRAMTFIPLYVLGFSSTVFNVYIIFIAIHAVLIHANTRINFGPLKYIFTTPQYHHWHHCEDPEYYGHNFASIFPFIDMMFGTYYLPGKEWPAGTGVHEASYPKGFVKQSIYPFTKSPFDTDLNMEERSDR, translated from the coding sequence ATGTCACCAAACAAAAGATTAGTAGTGGGCCAGGGCCAGATTAGTGGATATATTTCTATTTTTTTAGCTGCATTAGCGCTTTTAGGCATCCTGTGTTTTCATTATCCGGAAAAGCTAACCACGCCCGAATTCCGTGAAATATATACAAAAAACAGCATGGAAATTCTAATGCTTGCTGGTGTTATAGGCTGTTTCTTTTTTTCATTATTAAGCTTAATCCTTAGCAAAAAACTAAAATGGGCCTGGCCGGGCTTTGTGCTTGGCGCCCTGGCAGTAATACTGGGTGCTTTAAGCGTAGAAGGCAGGGATGTTGCCAAATCGAACTGGCATTTTGGCTTGGATTGGATGATTTTAGATTTGCTTTTAATGGTGGCCATTTTTGTCCCCTTAGAATTATTCTTTCCAAAAAACAATGGGCAAACCAAATTCCACGAAGAATGGCGTACCGATTTGACCTATTTTGTTATCAGCCATTTGTTCATCCAGTTTTTCGGTATCATTACGCAAAAGCCTGCCGTATTATTTTTTGGTTGGATAGGATTAGATAAATTGCATAGCTGGGTGCAGGGCCTCCCCTTCATAGTTGCTTTATTTTTGGCTTTTTTCAGTACCGATTTGTTTCAGTATTGGGCACATCGTTTTTTCCACACCCGTGTAGCCCTTTGGCGCTTCCACTCCATACACCATTCTACACAAAATATGGATTGGCTGGCCGGAAGCCGTACCCATTTTATCGACATCTTTTTTACTAGGGCTATGACTTTCATACCACTTTATGTGCTAGGCTTTTCATCTACCGTTTTCAATGTGTACATTATATTTATTGCTATCCATGCCGTGCTGATCCATGCCAATACCAGGATTAACTTTGGCCCGCTAAAATACATATTTACTACCCCTCAATATCACCATTGGCACCATTGCGAAGATCCTGAATATTATGGGCATAATTTCGCTTCCATATTCCCTTTTATTGATATGATGTTCGGCACCTATTATTTACCAGGCAAAGAATGGCCAGCCGGAACAGGTGTGCATGAAGCCTCTTATCCGAAGGGTTTTGTTAAACAATCTATTTATCCCTTTACTAAAAGTCCGTTTGATACCGATTTGAATATGGAAGAACGGAGTGATAGATAA
- a CDS encoding peptidylprolyl isomerase translates to MSKAIIKTEKGDMTVEFYENDAPKAVANFKKLAKEGFYDGVTFHRVIPNFMVQGGCPNSKDPAKAHLAGTGGPGYKIDCELDGENQYHDRGVLSMAHAGRNTGGSQFFICHSRANTAHLDRNHTCFGKVIENVDLVDDIRQGDKIVNIEVLEG, encoded by the coding sequence ATGAGTAAAGCAATAATAAAAACAGAAAAAGGCGATATGACCGTAGAATTCTACGAAAATGATGCGCCAAAAGCCGTTGCAAACTTTAAAAAATTAGCTAAAGAAGGCTTTTATGATGGTGTAACTTTTCACCGTGTAATTCCTAACTTTATGGTTCAGGGCGGATGTCCAAATTCAAAAGACCCGGCTAAAGCACATTTGGCAGGTACTGGTGGTCCAGGTTATAAAATTGATTGCGAATTGGACGGAGAAAATCAATACCACGATCGTGGTGTTTTATCTATGGCCCACGCTGGCCGTAATACTGGTGGTTCGCAATTTTTTATCTGCCATAGCAGAGCAAATACTGCTCATTTAGACCGTAACCATACTTGTTTTGGTAAAGTTATCGAAAATGTAGATCTTGTTGATGATATCCGTCAGGGCGATAAGATTGTAAATATTGAAGTTTTAGAAGGTTAG
- a CDS encoding purine-nucleoside phosphorylase produces the protein MLRAIEETVEYIKRKTENFKPEIGIILGTGLGGLVKEIEIEHQLMYSNIPNFPISTLEFHSGKLIFGTLNGKKIIAMQGRLHYYEGYSMQQITFPVRVMKGLGIENLIVSNAAGSLNPEFKKGDLMIIDDHINLQPDNPLRGLIESELGPRFPDMSQPYKRDIIAKALEIAKDVDIRCHKGIYVAVSGPNLETKAEYKYLRLIGADAVGMSTVPEVIVANHAGLPVFAISVLTDEGFPEDLQPFNLDEILAAAAKAEPKMTEILTRLISEL, from the coding sequence ATGTTAAGAGCAATAGAAGAAACCGTTGAATATATAAAACGTAAAACAGAAAACTTTAAGCCAGAAATAGGCATTATTTTAGGTACTGGCTTGGGTGGCCTGGTAAAAGAGATCGAAATAGAGCATCAACTGATGTATTCTAATATTCCAAATTTTCCAATTTCTACTTTAGAGTTCCACAGCGGGAAACTAATTTTTGGAACATTGAACGGGAAAAAGATTATTGCCATGCAGGGGCGCTTACATTATTACGAGGGTTATAGCATGCAACAGATCACCTTCCCGGTTAGGGTGATGAAAGGTTTGGGTATCGAAAACTTAATTGTATCTAATGCTGCGGGCTCATTAAATCCTGAGTTTAAAAAGGGTGATTTAATGATTATCGATGATCATATTAATTTGCAGCCAGATAACCCGTTGCGCGGTTTAATTGAGAGCGAATTAGGTCCACGTTTTCCAGATATGAGCCAGCCTTATAAACGCGATATCATAGCCAAAGCGCTGGAGATAGCTAAAGATGTTGATATTAGGTGCCATAAAGGGATATACGTTGCGGTTTCTGGTCCGAATTTAGAAACCAAAGCCGAATACAAATACCTGCGTTTAATTGGCGCTGATGCAGTTGGCATGAGTACCGTGCCCGAAGTTATTGTGGCCAACCACGCTGGTTTACCTGTTTTTGCCATCTCCGTATTAACGGATGAAGGTTTTCCAGAAGATCTGCAACCCTTTAATTTAGATGAAATTTTAGCTGCAGCAGCTAAGGCCGAGCCTAAAATGACTGAGATTTTAACCCGCTTAATTTCTGAACTATAA
- the lpxK gene encoding tetraacyldisaccharide 4'-kinase, with product MLLNYLRLLLLPFSIIYGIVIILRKKLYDWGFMRSVKFDLPVICVGNLAVGGSGKTPTTEYLVRLLADYKIAILSRGYGRKTKGFIFADSAATAETIGDEPLQYYQKFAAVTVAVCEDRVKGIKQLKDNHDLIILDDAFQHRAVNAGFNILLFEFRKLGTLQFLLPAGNLRDVFSSRKRADVLLVTKSPVPLLNVARQASINELQPNANQPVLHSYLKYGDLIHLYHNECQTLESVKGFEIFLLTGIANPNPLIEELEKYAGTIKHKEFPDHYAFKNDDIDKFKSAFMASVKKDKIIITTEKDSKRLRATGFKDLLVDLPVYYLPIEVELFEEDKINFDELILKYVKSNRRNR from the coding sequence ATGCTACTTAATTATCTACGCCTTTTATTGCTTCCTTTTTCAATCATTTACGGAATAGTCATTATTCTCCGTAAAAAACTTTACGACTGGGGATTTATGCGATCTGTAAAGTTTGATCTGCCGGTAATCTGTGTAGGCAATTTGGCTGTTGGCGGATCGGGTAAAACACCAACAACAGAATATTTGGTAAGGTTGTTGGCCGATTACAAGATCGCCATTTTAAGCAGGGGTTATGGCCGTAAAACGAAAGGTTTTATATTTGCAGATAGTGCTGCAACTGCCGAAACGATAGGAGATGAACCTTTACAGTACTACCAAAAATTTGCGGCTGTTACCGTTGCGGTTTGCGAAGACCGCGTGAAAGGGATTAAGCAATTAAAAGACAATCATGATTTAATTATCCTTGATGATGCCTTTCAGCACCGCGCTGTAAACGCAGGATTTAATATTTTGCTTTTCGAGTTTAGAAAGCTGGGTACTTTACAGTTTTTATTACCTGCCGGTAATTTAAGAGATGTTTTCTCTTCCCGTAAAAGGGCAGATGTTTTGTTGGTCACGAAATCGCCTGTTCCGCTGTTAAATGTTGCCCGGCAAGCCTCGATAAATGAGTTACAGCCAAACGCAAATCAACCTGTATTACATTCTTATCTAAAATATGGCGATCTTATCCATTTATACCATAACGAATGCCAAACGCTGGAGTCTGTTAAAGGTTTCGAAATTTTCCTGCTCACCGGAATAGCAAATCCCAATCCGTTAATAGAAGAGCTTGAAAAATATGCAGGAACCATTAAACACAAAGAATTTCCTGATCATTATGCTTTTAAAAATGATGATATTGATAAGTTTAAATCGGCTTTTATGGCCAGTGTTAAAAAAGATAAAATCATTATCACAACAGAAAAGGATAGCAAGCGTTTAAGAGCTACCGGATTTAAAGATTTACTGGTAGATTTACCTGTATATTATTTACCCATTGAGGTTGAATTATTTGAAGAAGATAAGATTAACTTTGACGAACTCATTTTAAAATATGTTAAGAGCAATAGAAGAAACCGTTGA